The Thalassospira sp. ER-Se-21-Dark genome includes a region encoding these proteins:
- a CDS encoding DsbA family protein, which yields MLKAVKFLACAFLMMVGVASTQQAQAVEWKEHVLGDENAPVTMIEYASLTCPHCASFHTEVLPEIKEKLIDTGKLKLIFRDYPLDGVALRAAAIAQCAGEDRYFGVLGMLFKSQMTWARSQDPIASIKEVVRFAGMTDDAVDACMADQELIDGIVGSRMRGEQEFNVNSTPSFVLDGDTIAGSRDAEFFIEKVEDLID from the coding sequence TTGCTAAAGGCAGTTAAGTTTCTTGCTTGTGCGTTTTTGATGATGGTTGGGGTCGCAAGCACCCAACAGGCACAGGCAGTTGAATGGAAAGAACATGTGCTGGGCGATGAAAATGCGCCGGTCACGATGATTGAATATGCATCTTTGACCTGCCCGCATTGTGCGTCCTTCCACACCGAGGTTCTGCCTGAGATCAAGGAAAAGCTGATTGATACCGGCAAACTGAAACTGATCTTCCGCGACTATCCGCTGGATGGGGTTGCGCTGCGTGCGGCTGCAATCGCCCAGTGCGCGGGCGAAGATCGTTATTTCGGTGTGCTTGGCATGCTGTTCAAATCGCAGATGACCTGGGCACGTTCGCAGGACCCGATTGCCAGTATCAAGGAAGTGGTCCGCTTTGCCGGCATGACCGATGATGCGGTTGATGCCTGCATGGCCGATCAGGAACTGATTGATGGTATTGTCGGTTCACGCATGCGTGGCGAACAGGAATTCAACGTTAATTCCACGCCAAGCTTCGTTCTTGATGGCGACACCATTGCCGGTTCGCGTGACGCGGAATTCTTTATCGAAAAAGTCGAAGACCTTATCGACTAA
- a CDS encoding site-specific DNA-methyltransferase has protein sequence MTKKTSLPLDQVMVGDCIELMNSLPEKSVDLIFADPPYNLQLGGDLLRPNNSKVDAVDDHWDQFDSFRHYDEFTRDWLTAARRVLKDTGAIWVIGSYHNIYRVGNMLQDIGYWILNDIVWRKTNPMPNFRGKRFCNAHETLLWCSKSEEQKAITFNYEAMKQLNEGLQMRSDWLMPICSGSERLKDDKGKKVHPTQKPEALLQRVLMATTRQGDVVLDPFFGTGTTGAAARRLGRHFIGLEREESYAEAARERISKVQMLDGDSLELTESKRSLPRIPFGAVIERGLLSPGDKIYDNRGNVAAMVRADGSISHKDNAGSIHQIGAHVQGAQACNGWTYWHYKCDGRLVSIDNLRSQLRKEMGQVPA, from the coding sequence ATGACAAAAAAGACATCTTTACCACTTGATCAGGTGATGGTTGGCGATTGCATCGAACTGATGAACAGCCTGCCGGAAAAATCCGTCGATCTGATTTTTGCCGATCCGCCCTATAACCTTCAGCTTGGCGGCGATCTTCTGCGCCCGAACAATTCCAAGGTTGACGCTGTTGACGATCATTGGGATCAGTTCGACAGCTTCCGTCACTATGACGAGTTCACCCGTGACTGGCTGACGGCGGCACGCCGCGTGCTTAAGGACACCGGTGCGATCTGGGTGATCGGTTCGTATCACAACATTTATCGTGTTGGTAACATGCTCCAGGATATCGGGTATTGGATCCTCAACGATATCGTCTGGCGCAAAACCAACCCGATGCCGAACTTCCGCGGCAAGCGTTTCTGCAACGCGCACGAGACCCTTCTGTGGTGTTCCAAAAGCGAAGAGCAAAAGGCCATCACCTTTAACTACGAAGCGATGAAGCAGCTTAATGAAGGCTTGCAGATGCGCTCTGACTGGTTGATGCCGATTTGCTCTGGCTCGGAACGTCTTAAGGATGACAAGGGCAAGAAGGTCCATCCGACCCAGAAGCCCGAAGCATTGCTGCAGCGTGTTCTGATGGCGACCACCCGCCAGGGTGATGTGGTGCTTGATCCGTTCTTTGGCACCGGTACCACCGGTGCAGCCGCACGTCGCCTGGGCCGTCACTTCATCGGTCTGGAACGCGAAGAAAGCTATGCCGAAGCCGCGCGTGAACGTATTTCCAAGGTTCAGATGCTTGATGGAGACAGCCTTGAGTTGACCGAGTCGAAGCGTTCCCTGCCGCGTATCCCGTTTGGTGCGGTGATCGAACGTGGCCTGCTTTCGCCGGGTGACAAGATCTATGACAACCGGGGCAATGTGGCCGCCATGGTGCGTGCTGACGGCTCGATCAGTCACAAGGACAATGCCGGTTCGATCCACCAGATCGGTGCCCACGTTCAGGGCGCACAGGCTTGTAATGGTTGGACTTATTGGCATTACAAGTGCGATGGCCGACTGGTTTCGATCGACAATCTGCGCAGTCAGCTGCGTAAGGAAATGGGTCAGGTCCCCGCCTGA
- a CDS encoding class I SAM-dependent methyltransferase, whose protein sequence is MSQKVRELYEQFPYPLRDPGQEKDRLLMPPIDTLSRVNHYCFGGTKEFDATFSALVAGGGTGDSMIWLAEQLRDVGGSVTYLEPSAASTMVARARAEARGLSNVTYVNQTISEFAKSKPEPFDYINCAGVLHHLEDPEEGLRDLTSVLKADGAMGIMVYGEHGRLAVTEWRKMIEPLLEGKDLQQQLAMTRTLLSALPEDNMLLKMGGGPGFIKGLLENDPEIVDLLLHPVECAYDVHGVYDFASSAVLHVAAFTGFFGFGGTGKAHYKIDNLVRDPAILRELAAKPLRDQQAFCERFSGAMPLHAFYLTREDKGQTAEMLPDAELAPYFFVPPNKTFFDDLVALAGQPVLIEDGSGNAVDLTGGPDLARLLAVFDGKKTVAELVAILRDEILDTQPIDMNSIAINTLGAVWALFHKFDWMLSSKPGGWQKTDGERTLSVRKI, encoded by the coding sequence ATGTCCCAGAAAGTGCGCGAGCTTTACGAACAGTTTCCCTATCCGTTGCGCGATCCAGGGCAGGAAAAAGACCGCCTGTTAATGCCGCCGATCGATACCTTGTCACGGGTCAATCATTACTGCTTTGGCGGGACAAAGGAATTTGATGCCACCTTCAGCGCGCTGGTTGCCGGTGGTGGCACCGGGGATTCGATGATCTGGCTGGCAGAACAATTGCGCGATGTCGGTGGATCGGTGACCTACCTTGAACCGTCCGCGGCCAGCACCATGGTCGCCCGCGCCCGGGCCGAGGCACGCGGTCTTTCAAACGTCACCTACGTCAATCAGACCATCTCTGAATTTGCCAAATCCAAGCCTGAGCCATTTGATTACATCAATTGTGCAGGTGTCCTGCACCATCTCGAAGACCCGGAAGAAGGCCTTCGCGATCTGACGTCGGTGCTTAAAGCCGACGGTGCGATGGGCATCATGGTGTATGGCGAACATGGGCGCCTTGCCGTGACCGAGTGGCGCAAAATGATCGAGCCATTGCTGGAAGGCAAAGACCTGCAGCAACAGTTGGCGATGACGCGAACATTGCTATCGGCCCTGCCCGAAGACAACATGCTGCTTAAAATGGGCGGTGGCCCGGGCTTCATCAAAGGGTTGCTCGAAAACGATCCGGAAATTGTTGATTTGCTGCTTCATCCCGTCGAATGCGCATATGACGTCCACGGGGTATATGATTTCGCCTCTTCCGCGGTCCTTCATGTTGCGGCCTTTACCGGCTTCTTCGGGTTTGGTGGAACCGGCAAGGCCCATTACAAGATCGACAATCTGGTGCGTGATCCGGCCATTCTGCGCGAATTGGCGGCCAAGCCGCTTCGCGATCAGCAGGCATTTTGCGAAAGGTTCAGTGGCGCGATGCCGCTGCATGCATTCTACCTGACCCGTGAAGACAAGGGCCAAACTGCCGAAATGCTGCCAGATGCCGAACTGGCACCTTACTTCTTCGTCCCGCCCAACAAGACCTTCTTTGATGATCTGGTGGCACTCGCCGGACAACCTGTTCTGATCGAAGACGGCAGTGGCAATGCGGTTGACCTGACCGGTGGTCCGGATCTGGCCCGCTTGCTCGCGGTCTTTGATGGCAAGAAGACGGTCGCAGAACTGGTCGCCATCCTGCGCGATGAAATTCTTGATACCCAGCCGATTGATATGAACTCGATTGCGATCAATACATTGGGGGCTGTGTGGGCGCTGTTTCACAAGTTCGATTGGATGTTGTCATCCAAGCCGGGCGGCTGGCAAAAAACCGACGGTGAACGAACACTTAGCGTGCGCAAGATCTGA
- a CDS encoding DciA family protein encodes MSKKKDSVGTKSGSVMDQPSKSVAPKKKQGFVPLGSSERRMGLRNVAPLVGNLTRPLVRKRGFFQTEIILHWAEIVGRDLEQYTMPLKYSPPPKESMAGGTLLIRVVGPVALELQHRMPQIIERVNSYFGYRAINKITMLQGDISRPERTVHRPTEVPEADISPTSQADLEKIEDPHLREVLTRLGRHIAGASGGLRPKTGKK; translated from the coding sequence GTGAGCAAGAAAAAAGATAGTGTTGGTACGAAAAGTGGCTCGGTGATGGATCAGCCATCCAAATCCGTTGCGCCCAAAAAGAAGCAGGGCTTTGTCCCGCTGGGCAGCTCTGAACGTCGGATGGGCCTGCGTAATGTTGCACCCCTTGTTGGCAACCTGACCCGGCCGCTGGTGCGCAAGCGCGGCTTTTTCCAAACGGAAATCATCCTGCATTGGGCCGAGATCGTCGGACGTGATCTTGAACAATACACCATGCCGCTGAAATACAGCCCGCCGCCCAAGGAAAGCATGGCCGGTGGTACATTGCTGATCCGGGTTGTCGGGCCGGTAGCCCTTGAGCTGCAACACCGCATGCCGCAGATCATCGAACGGGTGAACAGCTATTTCGGATATCGTGCGATCAACAAGATCACGATGCTTCAGGGCGATATTTCAAGGCCTGAACGGACCGTTCATCGCCCGACAGAGGTGCCCGAAGCCGACATCAGCCCGACCAGTCAGGCCGACCTTGAAAAGATCGAAGATCCGCATCTTCGCGAAGTTCTGACCCGCCTTGGTCGTCACATCGCCGGTGCAAGCGGCGGTTTGCGCCCGAAAACAGGCAAGAAATAA
- the smc gene encoding chromosome segregation protein SMC — MVQFKSLKLTGFKSFVDSTDLLVEDGLTGVVGPNGCGKSNLVEALRWVMGETSAKQMRGSDMSDVIFGGTSSRPARNVAEVSVTLDNSERKAPAMFNDFDMLEVTRRIERGGGSNYRVNGKDVRARDVQLLFADAATGARSNAMVSQGKIGALIGAKPIQRRLILEEAAGITGLHSRRHEAELRLKNAEQNMERLEDVLLQLDGQIASLQKQARQAERYRKLSESVRETEALLFHIRWSEAQKRQEDARELLVAGESAVRDLTSSVTEATTVQAHVAASLPDLRKKEAEAAAALQRLLIEREGLDKDKAQIETQMGQLRARIQQIDADLAREAELASDAQGALEKLKNEREELREAQGGEDDALDEAREMASEKALRVEELEADVDQMTNKVAEEEARLKSVQQRLSELNARRARLTERHDEAVAKLDDIRIEADFSEALEEASMHLEECEELVEQRKMAVEEAEMRLAEMRDREDGFKTAESDARDALRDAESRKARLTAEIDALESLLRGGDDDKYPGVIENITVQSGFELAMAAALGEDLDAPDATDAAMHWAAIDPATDDPALPDGVAALAKYVEAPALLNRRLWQIGIVEDEATANFLAKSLKVGQRLVSRDGALWRWDGYRILAGAELPAAVRLRQRNRLDELRGELEEADAVVEAASERAEIASENVERLDEEIEAARTAEQEAHRAVRDAENSASSAREEIANIKRDASAIESRLQNAEEAEKRAKQDLDELIAEQEELAALPEESSEGLMEIKAELIEKRANLADARADHMEARSQLERMQSTMSGQRKRLEFVENEIATWNERASGAGERVAELRERQEEARMEIEELELKPEEIEERRAILSDRIELSDQARKDAADELQRAENAQREADINLREAEQKLAEAREGRVRCEALLEQAEQHRRDLIERIRERVNATPDQLVELGKIDLTKDLPSEGDIEARLQRQTRERENLGAVNLRAEVELAEMQEQKDTMVSERDDLIAAIEKLRNGINQLNREARARLKAAFDEVDKHFQQLFVRLFGGGGAHLMLTDADDPLEAGLEIMASPPGKKLQHLSLLSGGEQALTAVALLFAVFLTNPAPICVLDEVDAPLDDANVDRFCKLLEAIGRHANTRFLVITHHRMTMARMNRLFGVTMAERGVSSLVSVDLHQAEVYSKKEQTELDFTS; from the coding sequence TTGGTCCAGTTTAAATCGCTAAAGCTGACGGGGTTCAAATCCTTCGTCGATTCAACAGATTTATTGGTTGAAGACGGGCTGACCGGTGTTGTCGGCCCGAACGGCTGTGGCAAATCCAATCTTGTTGAAGCACTGCGTTGGGTGATGGGCGAAACATCGGCCAAGCAGATGCGTGGTTCGGACATGTCCGACGTGATTTTTGGCGGCACATCGTCGCGTCCGGCGCGCAACGTCGCCGAAGTATCCGTCACCCTTGATAACAGCGAGCGCAAGGCGCCCGCGATGTTCAACGACTTTGACATGCTTGAAGTCACCCGCCGCATCGAACGTGGCGGTGGCTCGAACTATCGCGTGAATGGCAAGGATGTCCGTGCGCGTGATGTGCAATTGCTGTTTGCCGATGCTGCAACCGGTGCACGGTCAAATGCCATGGTTTCCCAAGGTAAAATTGGTGCACTGATCGGGGCCAAACCGATCCAGCGTCGCCTGATCCTTGAAGAGGCCGCCGGTATTACCGGCCTGCATTCACGCCGCCACGAGGCGGAATTGCGCCTTAAAAACGCCGAACAAAATATGGAACGTCTTGAAGACGTTCTGTTGCAGCTTGATGGCCAGATTGCTTCCCTGCAAAAACAGGCAAGACAGGCCGAACGGTATCGCAAACTTTCCGAAAGTGTCCGCGAAACCGAGGCATTGCTGTTCCACATCCGCTGGTCCGAGGCCCAAAAACGCCAGGAAGATGCGCGTGAATTGCTGGTCGCGGGCGAAAGTGCCGTGCGTGATCTGACCTCATCGGTGACCGAGGCGACCACGGTTCAGGCCCATGTGGCCGCGAGCCTGCCCGATCTTCGCAAAAAAGAGGCCGAGGCCGCCGCCGCCCTGCAACGTCTTTTGATCGAGCGTGAAGGCCTTGATAAGGACAAGGCGCAGATCGAAACCCAGATGGGCCAATTGCGTGCCCGTATTCAGCAAATCGATGCCGACCTTGCGCGTGAGGCCGAACTGGCAAGTGATGCGCAGGGCGCACTTGAAAAGCTCAAGAACGAGCGCGAAGAACTCCGCGAGGCCCAAGGCGGCGAAGATGACGCCCTTGATGAAGCCCGCGAAATGGCATCCGAAAAGGCCCTTCGCGTCGAAGAGCTGGAAGCCGATGTTGATCAAATGACCAACAAGGTCGCCGAGGAAGAGGCACGCCTCAAATCGGTGCAACAGCGCCTCAGCGAACTGAACGCCCGCCGTGCGCGTCTAACCGAACGCCATGACGAGGCGGTTGCCAAGCTTGATGATATCCGGATTGAGGCCGACTTCTCCGAGGCGCTTGAAGAAGCAAGCATGCATCTTGAAGAGTGCGAGGAACTGGTCGAACAGCGCAAAATGGCCGTCGAAGAGGCCGAGATGCGTCTGGCCGAAATGCGTGACCGCGAAGATGGTTTTAAAACCGCCGAAAGTGATGCACGCGATGCCCTGCGTGATGCCGAAAGCCGCAAGGCGCGCCTGACTGCCGAGATCGACGCACTTGAAAGCCTGCTGCGTGGCGGTGACGATGATAAATATCCTGGTGTGATCGAAAACATCACGGTTCAAAGCGGCTTTGAACTTGCGATGGCTGCCGCCCTTGGTGAGGACCTTGACGCGCCGGATGCGACCGATGCGGCAATGCATTGGGCCGCCATTGATCCGGCGACCGATGATCCGGCCCTGCCCGATGGGGTAGCGGCCCTTGCCAAATATGTCGAGGCACCCGCACTTTTGAACCGGCGTCTGTGGCAGATCGGCATTGTTGAAGACGAAGCAACCGCCAACTTCCTTGCCAAAAGCCTCAAGGTCGGTCAGCGCCTTGTGTCGCGCGACGGGGCGCTTTGGCGTTGGGATGGCTATCGCATTCTGGCCGGTGCAGAATTGCCCGCTGCTGTCCGTCTGCGCCAGCGTAACCGCCTTGATGAATTGCGCGGCGAACTTGAAGAAGCCGATGCAGTGGTCGAAGCCGCAAGCGAGCGGGCCGAAATCGCCAGCGAAAATGTCGAACGCCTTGATGAAGAAATCGAGGCGGCCCGTACGGCCGAACAGGAAGCACACCGCGCGGTGCGCGATGCTGAAAACTCGGCGTCATCTGCACGTGAAGAAATCGCCAATATCAAACGCGATGCCAGCGCGATTGAAAGCCGCCTTCAAAACGCTGAAGAGGCCGAAAAACGCGCCAAGCAGGACCTCGATGAACTGATTGCCGAACAGGAAGAACTCGCCGCCCTGCCAGAGGAAAGCAGCGAGGGCCTGATGGAAATCAAGGCTGAGTTGATTGAAAAACGCGCCAATCTGGCCGATGCGCGTGCGGACCATATGGAAGCCCGCAGCCAGCTTGAACGCATGCAAAGCACCATGTCGGGCCAGCGTAAGCGCCTTGAATTCGTTGAAAACGAAATTGCCACCTGGAATGAACGTGCGTCGGGTGCTGGTGAACGGGTTGCCGAACTGCGTGAACGCCAGGAAGAAGCCCGCATGGAGATCGAGGAGCTTGAACTCAAGCCCGAAGAGATCGAAGAACGCCGTGCCATTCTTTCTGACCGGATCGAACTTTCAGATCAGGCCCGCAAAGATGCCGCTGATGAATTGCAGCGCGCCGAAAATGCCCAGCGCGAAGCCGATATCAACTTGCGCGAAGCAGAACAGAAACTGGCTGAGGCCCGCGAAGGTCGTGTGCGCTGTGAAGCGCTGCTTGAACAAGCCGAACAGCATCGCCGCGATCTAATCGAACGTATCCGCGAACGTGTCAATGCGACGCCGGATCAGTTGGTCGAGCTTGGCAAGATTGACCTGACCAAGGACCTGCCAAGCGAAGGCGATATCGAAGCCCGGCTGCAACGCCAGACCCGCGAACGTGAAAATCTTGGGGCGGTTAACCTGCGTGCCGAGGTCGAACTGGCCGAGATGCAGGAACAGAAAGACACCATGGTGTCTGAACGCGATGATTTGATTGCTGCCATTGAAAAACTGCGCAATGGCATCAATCAGCTCAACCGCGAAGCCCGTGCGCGTTTGAAAGCGGCCTTTGACGAGGTGGACAAGCACTTCCAGCAACTGTTTGTCCGGCTGTTTGGTGGCGGTGGTGCGCACCTGATGCTGACTGATGCGGATGATCCGCTTGAAGCCGGACTTGAAATCATGGCGTCCCCGCCGGGCAAAAAGCTTCAGCATCTGTCGCTTCTGTCGGGTGGGGAACAGGCGCTGACTGCCGTGGCGCTATTGTTTGCGGTCTTCCTGACCAATCCGGCCCCGATCTGCGTCCTTGACGAGGTTGACGCCCCGCTTGATGACGCCAACGTTGACCGGTTCTGCAAGCTGTTGGAGGCCATTGGCCGTCATGCCAATACCCGCTTCCTGGTCATCACCCACCACCGTATGACCATGGCCCGAATGAACCGTCTGTTTGGGGTGACCATGGCCGAACGTGGTGTGTCTTCGCTGGTATCGGTCGACCTGCATCAGGCAGAAGTCTATTCCAAGAAAGAACAGACCGAGCTCGACTTCACCAGCTAG
- the mutY gene encoding A/G-specific adenine glycosylase, with protein sequence MHFTHQDTQRLAVSMLEWYDRHHRTLPWRSEPGDTPDPYHVWLSEIMLQQTTVQTVGPYFAAFLKRWPTVTDLANAELDDVLHAWQGLGYYARARNLHKCAKVVASEYDGVFPDTEEGLLKLPGIGPYTACAVAAIAFNRHASPVDGNIERVISRLFALETPLPDVKPEIKEKSAALTPSDRPGDYAQALMDLGATVCTPRNPACGICPWQADCEGRKSGIAPDLPKKRKKEPKPTRVGYAFWIRREDDGRIFVRRRPERGLLGGLYEVPGSDWRAIDAPDDVMLSEAPVSANWSELDGTVGHTFTHFHLNVSVLATTLPAHEADKLDGSWTTIDGLSDFALPTIMKKIVRHALKYGPA encoded by the coding sequence GTGCATTTCACCCATCAGGATACCCAACGCCTCGCAGTAAGCATGCTGGAATGGTACGACCGCCATCACCGCACCCTGCCCTGGCGATCAGAACCCGGCGACACGCCAGATCCCTATCATGTCTGGCTCAGCGAAATCATGCTGCAACAAACCACCGTGCAAACGGTGGGACCCTATTTTGCTGCCTTTTTGAAACGCTGGCCAACGGTGACCGATCTTGCCAATGCCGAACTTGATGATGTTTTGCATGCGTGGCAGGGACTGGGATATTACGCACGGGCGCGCAACTTGCATAAGTGCGCCAAGGTTGTCGCGTCGGAATATGACGGCGTTTTCCCCGATACAGAGGAAGGGTTGCTGAAACTGCCCGGTATTGGCCCCTATACCGCCTGCGCAGTTGCCGCCATTGCCTTTAACCGACACGCGAGCCCGGTGGATGGCAATATCGAACGGGTGATTTCGCGCCTGTTTGCGCTGGAAACGCCGTTGCCCGACGTCAAACCGGAAATCAAGGAAAAGTCGGCTGCCCTGACACCATCAGATCGCCCGGGTGATTATGCGCAGGCATTGATGGATCTGGGGGCGACGGTCTGCACCCCGCGTAATCCGGCGTGCGGCATTTGCCCGTGGCAGGCCGATTGTGAAGGTCGCAAATCAGGCATCGCACCCGACCTTCCCAAGAAACGCAAAAAGGAACCCAAACCAACCCGGGTTGGCTATGCGTTTTGGATCCGGCGCGAAGATGATGGCCGCATCTTTGTGCGTCGCCGCCCGGAAAGGGGATTGCTGGGGGGCCTGTACGAAGTGCCGGGCAGTGACTGGCGCGCGATTGACGCACCCGATGATGTGATGTTGTCCGAGGCACCGGTTTCCGCCAATTGGTCGGAACTCGACGGTACGGTCGGGCACACTTTCACGCATTTTCATCTCAATGTCAGCGTGCTGGCCACGACCCTGCCCGCTCATGAAGCCGATAAACTTGACGGTAGCTGGACAACCATTGACGGGCTCTCGGACTTTGCCCTGCCGACCATCATGAAAAAGATCGTCCGTCATGCCCTGAAATACGGGCCCGCCTGA